In Zunongwangia profunda SM-A87, the following proteins share a genomic window:
- a CDS encoding M3 family metallopeptidase: protein MSTDNPLLQDFKYAPFSKIKTEHFKPAITEAIQLAKSEIETIASAETEPTFENTIEELEFSGEKLDRVTSIFFNLNSAETNAEIQKIAQEVSPLLSEFRNDIILNEDLFKRVKAVYKQKDQLNLTTEQKTLLDKKYKAFSRNGANLPKEKQEELREIDKQLSALSLNFGENVLAETNKFELQIIDEKDLDGLPESFKEEAKSVAESSDKEGWIFTLDYPSYIPFMKYAKKRELRKKMSLAFGAKGFHGDDLDNQKNVLKIAKLRYQRAQLLGFDTHAHFVLQERMAETPEKVDNFLNELLEKAKPAAEKEFAALEKFAKELDQIDRLEKWDSAYYSEKLKQNLFNLDDEKLKPYFKLENVIDGVFTVASKLYGLQFNETKEIEKYHPDVKTYNVTDENGNDVALFYADFHPRPGKRGGAWMTEYKSQYVKNKKEERPHVSIVCNFTKPTKSEPSLLTFNEVTTLFHEFGHALHGMLANTVYPSLSGPNVYWDFVELPSQVLENWCYEKEALQLFAKHYKTDEAIPMELVEKIKESSNFQEGMQTLRQLSFGMLDLSWHAINPSDIDDVKMHENKAFEATKLYPDVPENCMSTAFSHIFQGGYSAGYYSYKWAEVLDADAFEYFKEQGIFSKEVADKFKNNILSMGGTEHPMTLYKRFRGKEPQPDALLKRAGLIEK from the coding sequence ATGAGTACAGATAATCCGTTATTGCAAGACTTCAAATATGCTCCGTTTTCAAAAATTAAAACGGAACATTTTAAGCCTGCCATTACCGAAGCCATACAATTAGCAAAATCAGAAATCGAAACCATCGCTTCAGCTGAAACTGAACCGACTTTCGAAAACACTATAGAAGAATTAGAATTTTCGGGAGAAAAACTAGATCGCGTCACCAGTATTTTCTTCAATCTTAATTCTGCAGAAACTAATGCTGAAATTCAGAAAATAGCTCAGGAAGTTTCTCCGCTACTCTCTGAATTCAGAAATGACATTATCCTAAACGAAGATTTGTTTAAACGTGTAAAAGCGGTTTATAAGCAAAAAGATCAGCTTAATCTCACCACAGAGCAAAAGACGCTATTAGATAAAAAATACAAAGCTTTTTCTAGAAATGGTGCCAATCTTCCAAAGGAAAAACAGGAAGAATTACGGGAAATCGATAAGCAACTTTCTGCGTTAAGCCTAAATTTTGGTGAGAATGTTTTGGCAGAAACCAACAAATTTGAGCTCCAGATCATCGATGAAAAAGATCTTGACGGTTTACCGGAAAGTTTTAAAGAGGAAGCAAAAAGCGTAGCTGAATCCAGCGACAAAGAAGGCTGGATTTTCACTTTAGACTACCCTAGTTATATCCCGTTTATGAAATATGCTAAAAAACGTGAGCTTCGTAAAAAAATGTCCCTTGCTTTTGGCGCAAAAGGATTTCATGGTGATGACTTAGACAATCAGAAAAATGTACTAAAAATCGCCAAACTAAGATATCAGCGAGCGCAACTTTTAGGTTTTGACACTCATGCACATTTTGTATTACAGGAGCGAATGGCTGAAACACCAGAAAAGGTTGATAATTTCTTAAATGAACTTCTGGAAAAAGCAAAACCAGCTGCTGAAAAGGAATTTGCTGCCCTTGAAAAATTCGCCAAGGAATTAGATCAAATCGACCGACTGGAAAAATGGGATTCAGCATACTACAGTGAAAAATTGAAGCAAAATTTATTCAATTTGGATGACGAAAAGCTAAAGCCTTATTTCAAATTAGAAAATGTAATCGATGGTGTTTTTACGGTGGCAAGCAAGTTATACGGACTTCAATTTAATGAAACCAAGGAGATAGAAAAATATCATCCAGATGTAAAAACATACAATGTTACCGATGAAAACGGCAATGACGTAGCCTTATTTTATGCCGATTTTCATCCAAGACCGGGAAAACGCGGTGGCGCCTGGATGACCGAATATAAATCACAATACGTTAAAAACAAAAAAGAAGAGCGTCCCCATGTATCGATTGTTTGCAATTTCACAAAGCCTACAAAATCAGAACCTTCATTATTAACTTTTAATGAAGTAACTACGCTTTTCCACGAATTTGGTCATGCCCTTCATGGCATGTTAGCCAACACAGTGTACCCAAGTTTATCGGGACCTAATGTATATTGGGATTTTGTAGAATTACCCAGTCAGGTTCTGGAAAACTGGTGTTATGAAAAAGAGGCGCTACAATTGTTTGCTAAGCACTATAAGACCGATGAGGCCATCCCGATGGAATTAGTAGAAAAAATTAAAGAGTCCTCTAATTTCCAGGAAGGAATGCAAACCCTTCGCCAATTAAGTTTCGGAATGTTAGATTTAAGCTGGCATGCGATTAACCCTTCTGATATCGACGATGTAAAAATGCATGAAAATAAAGCTTTTGAAGCTACGAAATTATACCCCGATGTTCCAGAGAATTGCATGAGTACGGCTTTTTCTCATATTTTCCAGGGAGGATATTCAGCGGGATATTATTCGTATAAATGGGCAGAAGTCTTAGATGCCGATGCATTTGAATACTTCAAAGAACAAGGAATTTTTAGTAAAGAAGTAGCTGATAAATTCAAAAACAATATTCTTTCTATGGGAGGAACAGAGCATCCGATGACGCTTTACAAACGCTTCCGCGGAAAAGAGCCGCAACCCGATG